In Corvus hawaiiensis isolate bCorHaw1 chromosome 35, bCorHaw1.pri.cur, whole genome shotgun sequence, a genomic segment contains:
- the LOC125319058 gene encoding uncharacterized protein LOC125319058 — protein sequence MKALLCRLRCDNEVVAMERKRGWDTLLCADTQHYAVGLLAREMRQVLIPFCSRIAFHLLKPLSREEPCWDLPFLAFLVELLECLDLSKYGDSILEIMSRYLLSECRQRCRLALRGLVVLSKDPAMARRMGSLSQRLVELLGDADGEVVRMSLSVFMNVLENKDILVSSTTAPKLAEALLPLFENDNSNVQMLSIHLFCKVMELVVDEGKKPLKTIVCQSLLPLLFHCHDENRNVAEASRETLICAAKFLKRRNLGQLVKKEQLSKFAECLLAEDRSRAAERLHQALPFAESPQESLREAAVRFIGTARVFLRGHKEELQLLGEALQALRRDDSPSQTNIIVQEILNERAAELRSSAGPEPVSL from the exons ATGAAGGCTCTGCTCTGTCGACTGCGCTGTGACAACGAGGTGGTGGCTATGGAGCGCAAGCGTGGCTGGGACACGCTGCTGTGTGCTGACACCCAGCACTATGCAGTGGGTCTGCTGGCCAG AGAGATGCGCCAGGTCTTGATCCCCTTCTGCTCCCGCATTGCATTCCACCTGCTCAAACCActcagcagggaggagccaTGCTGGGATCTGCCCTTCCTGGCTTTCCTTGTGGAG CTCCTCGAGTGCCTGGACTTAAGTAAATATGGTGACAGCATCCTGGAGATCATGTCCAGGTACCTGCTGAGCGAGTGCAGGCAGAGATGTCGCCTGGCACTCAGAGGCCTCGTGGTGCTCAGCAAGGATCCCGCCATG GCCAGAAGAATGGGCAGCCTGTCTCAACGgcttgtggagctgctgggtgatgcagatggagaggtggtCAGGATGTCCCTCTCTGTGTTCATGAATGTGCTGGAGAACAAAGACATCCTGGTATCCAGCACCACTGCCCCGAAACTGGCTGAGGCGCTCTTGCCACTCTTTGAAAAT GACAACAGCAATGTGCAGATGCTCTCCATTCACCTCTTCTGCAAGGTGATGGAGTTGGTAGTGGACgagggaaaaaagccccttAAGACAATTGTGTGCCAGAGCCTACTCCCACTTTTATTCCACTGCCATGATGAGAACCGGAACGTGGCAGAG gcttctCGGGAAACGCTGATTTGTGCGGCCAAGTTCCTGAAGAGGAGAAATCTTGGGCAGCTGGtgaagaaggagcagctgtCGAAGTTTGCCGAGTGCCTG ctggcagaggacaggagccgAGCGGCCGAGCGCCTGCACCAGGCGCTGCCGTTCGCGGAGAGCCCGCAGGAGTCCCTGCGAGAGGCGGCCGTCAGGTTCATCG ggacTGCCAGGGTGTTCTTGAGGGGGCACAAGgaagagctccagctcctcgGTGAGG cccttcaAGCCCTGAGGAGAGACGACAGCCCTTCCCAGACAAACATCATAGTTCAGGAAATACTCAACGAAAGAGCTGCAGAACTACGTTCATCTGCTGGC
- the LOC125319057 gene encoding uncharacterized protein LOC125319057 — MAGRFRRLFKVLRRKKGPGAAPAQQPEELEQFQPRQDDAALDRTQEQDRAHGRFRRTVQMFRKFMCIRRGKTSTTATEGTAEPDSGLTELQAEPDVSTDITAPSEDSDSPMNDHTAKTDRAVTEDMAITNTDTGETQGIPNTDTMPIPTGIHAPKLDFFEESAASPQQQVPAMVRNIHQRLGSHVTVDAWLQIDILRLAEEHPADVVLTLLRCAPSCDRYGAQLP, encoded by the exons ATGGCGGGCAGATTCCGTCGCCTGTTCAAAGtgctcaggaggaaaaaaggccctggagctgccccagcacaacAGCCCgaagagctggagcagttccagccACGGCAGGACG ATGCAGCCCTGGACCGGACACAAGAGCAGGACCGTGCCCACGGCCGCTTCCGGAGAACAGTGCAG ATGTTCCGGAAGTTCATGTGCATTCGGCGTGGAAAGACCAGCACCACAGCAActgagggcacagctgagcctgacTCTGGGCTGAccgagctccaggcagagcctgaTGTCAGCACAGATATCACTGCACCCTCAGAAGACTCTGACAGTCCAATGAATGATCACACAGCGAAGACTGACAGGGCAGTGACTGAGGACATGGCCATCACAAACACTGACACCGGAGAGACTCAGGGCATCCCAAATACTGACACTAtgcccattcccactgggaTTCATGCTcccaaactggatttttttgaagagagtgctgcttctcctcagcagcag GTGCCAGCCATGGTGAGGAACATTCACCAGAGACTCGGGTCCCATGTCACTGTGGATGCCTGGCTGCAAATTGACATTCTGAGGCTGGCTGAAGAGCACCCCGCTGATGTGGTGCTGACCCTCCTGCGCTGTGCCCCATCGTGCGACAGGTACGGGGCCCAGCTGCCTTGA